One window from the genome of Choloepus didactylus isolate mChoDid1 chromosome 2, mChoDid1.pri, whole genome shotgun sequence encodes:
- the PEX19 gene encoding peroxisomal biogenesis factor 19 isoform X1: MAAAEEECGVGADADQELEELLESALDDFDKAKPSPAPPTTMAPDASGPQKRSPGDTAKDALFASQEKFFQELFDSELASQATAEFEKAMKELAEEEPHLVEQFQKLSEAAGRVGSDVTSQQEFTSCLKETLSGLAKNATDLQNSGMSEEELTKAMEGLGMDEGDGEGNILPIMQSIMQNLLSRDVLYPSLKEITEKYPEWLQSHRESLPPEQFEKYQEQHSVMVKICEQFEAETPTDSEATQKARFEMVLDLMQQLQDLGHPPKELAGEMPPGLNFDLDALNLSGPPGASGEQCLIM; encoded by the exons ATGGCGGCCGCCGAAGAAGAATGTGGTGTTGGGGCCGACGCGGACCAAGAATTGGAAGAGCTTTTGGAAA GTGCCCTTGATGATTTCGATAAGGCCAAACCCTCCCCAGCACCCCCTACCACCATGGCCCCTGATGCTTCGGGGCCCCAGAAGAGATCGCCAGGAGACACTGCCAAA GATGCCCTCTTCGCCTCCCAAGAGAAGTTTTTCCAGGAACTGTTTGACAGTGAACTGGCTTCCCAAGCCACTGCAGAGTTTGAGAAGGCAATGAAGGAGTTGGCTGAGGAAGAGCCCCACCTGGTGGAACAGTTCCAAAAGCTCTCAGAAGCTGCTGGGAGAGTGG GCAGTGATGTGACCTCCCAACAAGAATTCACTTCTTGCCTAAAGGAAACACTAAGTGGATTGGCCAAAAATGCCACTGACCTTCAG AACTCAGGCATGTCAGAGGAGGAGCTGACCAAGGCCATGGAGGGACTGGGCATGGATGAAGGGGATGGGGAAGGCAACATCCTCCCCATCATGCAGAGTATCATGCAGAACCTACTATCCAGGGATGTGTTGTACCCATCCCTGAAGGAAATCACAGAAAAG TATCCAGAATGGTTGCAGAGTCATCGGGAATCTCTACCTCCAGAACAGTTTGAAAAATATCAGGAACAACACAGTGTCATGGTCAAGATATGTGAGCAGTTTGAGGCAGAAACCCCCACAGACAGTGAAGCCACTCAAAAGGCTCGTTTTGAGATGGTGCTGGATCTTATGCAGCAG CTGCAGGACTTGGGTCATCCCCCAAAAGAGCTGGCTGGGGAAATG CCTCCTGGCCTCAACTTTGACCTGGATGCCCTCAATCTATCGGGCCCACCAGGTGCCAGTGGCGAACAGTGTCTGATCATGTGA
- the PEX19 gene encoding peroxisomal biogenesis factor 19 isoform X2, with the protein MKELAEEEPHLVEQFQKLSEAAGRVGSDVTSQQEFTSCLKETLSGLAKNATDLQNSGMSEEELTKAMEGLGMDEGDGEGNILPIMQSIMQNLLSRDVLYPSLKEITEKYPEWLQSHRESLPPEQFEKYQEQHSVMVKICEQFEAETPTDSEATQKARFEMVLDLMQQLQDLGHPPKELAGEMPPGLNFDLDALNLSGPPGASGEQCLIM; encoded by the exons ATGAAGGAGTTGGCTGAGGAAGAGCCCCACCTGGTGGAACAGTTCCAAAAGCTCTCAGAAGCTGCTGGGAGAGTGG GCAGTGATGTGACCTCCCAACAAGAATTCACTTCTTGCCTAAAGGAAACACTAAGTGGATTGGCCAAAAATGCCACTGACCTTCAG AACTCAGGCATGTCAGAGGAGGAGCTGACCAAGGCCATGGAGGGACTGGGCATGGATGAAGGGGATGGGGAAGGCAACATCCTCCCCATCATGCAGAGTATCATGCAGAACCTACTATCCAGGGATGTGTTGTACCCATCCCTGAAGGAAATCACAGAAAAG TATCCAGAATGGTTGCAGAGTCATCGGGAATCTCTACCTCCAGAACAGTTTGAAAAATATCAGGAACAACACAGTGTCATGGTCAAGATATGTGAGCAGTTTGAGGCAGAAACCCCCACAGACAGTGAAGCCACTCAAAAGGCTCGTTTTGAGATGGTGCTGGATCTTATGCAGCAG CTGCAGGACTTGGGTCATCCCCCAAAAGAGCTGGCTGGGGAAATG CCTCCTGGCCTCAACTTTGACCTGGATGCCCTCAATCTATCGGGCCCACCAGGTGCCAGTGGCGAACAGTGTCTGATCATGTGA